The Ascaphus truei isolate aAscTru1 chromosome 18, aAscTru1.hap1, whole genome shotgun sequence genome window below encodes:
- the RAB11A gene encoding ras-related protein Rab-11A, with translation MGTRDDEYDYLFKVVLIGDSGVGKSNLLSRFTRNEFNLESKSTIGVEFATRSIQVDGKTIKAQIWDTAGQERYRAITSAYYRGAVGALLVYDIAKHLTYENVERWLKELRDHADSNIVIMLVGNKSDLRHLRAVPTDEARAFAEKNGLSFIETSALDSTNVEAAFQTILTEIYRIVSQKQMSDRRENDMSPSNNVVPIHVPPTTENKPKMQCCQNI, from the exons TGGTGCTGATCGGAGACTCCGGCGTGGGGAAGAGTAACCTCCTGTCCAGATTCACGCGCAATGAGTTCAACCTGGAGAGTAAGAGCACCATCGGAGTGGAGTTCGCCACGAGGAGCATCCAGGTGGACGGGAAAACGATCAAAGCTCAGATCTGGGACACGGCCGGGCAGGAACGATACAGAGCGATCACTTCAGC TTATTACCGGGGGGCCGTGGGGGCCCTGCTTGTTTATGACATCGCCAAGCACCTAACTTACGAGAATGTGGAGCGGTGGTTGAAGGAGCTGAGAGACCACGCAGACAGCAACATCGTCATCATGCTGGTGGGCAACAAGAGCGACCTGCGCCACCTGAGAGCAGTGCCCACCGATGAGGCCCGGGCATTTGCAG AAAAGAACGGTTTGTCCTTCATCGAGACGTCCGCGCTGGACTCGACAAATGTAGAAGCTGCTTTCCAGACCATCCTCACAG AGATTTATCGCATTGTGTCTCAGAAGCAGATGTCGGACAGACGTGAGAATGACATGTCCCCCAGTAACAACGTGGTACCCATCCACGTCCCCCCAACCACTGAAAATAAACCAAAGATGCAGTGCTGTCAGAACATATAG